From one Actinomyces sp. Marseille-P3109 genomic stretch:
- a CDS encoding ABC transporter ATP-binding protein, producing the protein MTTSETVATTVMTLDSVTRDYRQGDETVHALRSTDLQLRAGELVGILGPSGSGKSTLLTIMGGLRTPSSGTVTISGEPFSALPEKRRAGIRLRRIGFVLQASGLVPFLRLNDQFGLHDRVTRTKSDTDRRDHLLDSLGISQRAHAYPSELSGGERQRAAIAVALYHDPDIILADEPTAALDTRRAQDVAHLLADQTHELGKATVMVTHDERLLPVCDRVLVMHDGVLTERTKPVDEADEKEPARVTGPGESA; encoded by the coding sequence ATGACCACGTCGGAAACAGTCGCGACCACGGTCATGACCCTGGACTCAGTGACCCGGGACTACCGTCAGGGCGATGAGACCGTTCATGCGCTGCGCAGCACCGATCTCCAGCTGCGCGCCGGTGAGCTGGTCGGGATCCTGGGCCCGTCCGGTTCAGGAAAGTCCACGCTCCTGACCATCATGGGCGGCCTGCGCACCCCCTCCAGCGGCACCGTCACCATCTCGGGTGAGCCGTTCTCCGCCCTGCCGGAGAAGCGCCGGGCCGGGATCAGGCTCCGACGCATCGGTTTCGTTCTCCAGGCCTCCGGACTGGTTCCCTTTCTGAGGCTCAACGACCAGTTCGGCCTGCATGACCGAGTCACCCGCACGAAGAGCGACACTGACAGGCGGGACCATCTCCTGGACTCGCTCGGTATCTCTCAGCGAGCACACGCCTATCCCTCTGAGCTCTCCGGCGGTGAGCGCCAGCGCGCCGCCATCGCCGTTGCCCTGTACCACGACCCGGACATCATTCTCGCTGACGAGCCGACCGCCGCCCTGGACACCCGGCGTGCCCAGGACGTCGCCCATCTGCTGGCCGATCAGACCCACGAGCTGGGTAAGGCCACGGTCATGGTCACCCATGATGAACGCCTCCTTCCCGTCTGCGACCGGGTCCTGGTCATGCACGACGGCGTCCTGACTGAAAGGACGAAGCCGGTGGATGAGGCGGATGAGAAAGAGCCGGCTCGGGTGACCGGACCGGGCGAGTCGGCCTGA
- a CDS encoding GNAT family N-acetyltransferase, producing MPPSETKGYGHAEAVQTYRIRPAIMADSSAIRKIRNVAVRESLAIWTNIEQDSAGAEAWLAPMVQRGTALVAHVSGKPQDVVGFAVAGPWHSYEGYARTVENSIYLSPAAQGHGLGSRLLAALIEASREAGDRTMIALIEAGNTASIHLHERYGFNTVGTIPQAGEKLGRLLDLTLMSRSLKGPTMHSNQQPVCNSRFRQVGATEPIQLQPEEPAVTQWQVSAIADLVTHLLSLVGAPEGRPAIIAVDGRGGSGKTTLTTALATAVPGAQAFHLDDLIWNEPLYDWDQLYVDTLTQLRQAGSLDLVPDKWREHGREGSIRIPAGSPLVLVEGTGAGLGAVSSLIDAHVWVQTGDDVAERRGIIRDIEEGVNGDAEESVRFWHWWMAGERLFFAKDRPWERADVIVSGDAPAGVEPGEVAWIPGTLLPR from the coding sequence ATGCCCCCGAGTGAGACAAAGGGCTATGGACACGCCGAAGCGGTACAGACCTACCGGATCCGCCCGGCGATCATGGCGGACTCCTCGGCCATCCGCAAGATCCGCAATGTCGCCGTGCGGGAGTCCCTGGCCATCTGGACCAACATCGAGCAGGACTCTGCTGGGGCCGAGGCATGGCTTGCCCCCATGGTCCAGCGCGGAACGGCTCTCGTTGCCCATGTCAGTGGCAAGCCGCAGGACGTCGTCGGCTTCGCGGTCGCCGGCCCCTGGCACTCCTATGAGGGCTACGCCCGCACGGTCGAGAACTCGATCTACCTGAGCCCAGCTGCTCAGGGGCATGGCCTCGGTTCCAGGCTTCTGGCCGCACTGATCGAGGCCTCGCGGGAGGCCGGGGACCGCACCATGATCGCTCTCATCGAGGCGGGCAACACGGCCTCGATTCACCTGCATGAGCGCTATGGTTTCAACACTGTCGGGACCATCCCGCAGGCCGGCGAGAAGCTCGGACGGCTCCTCGACCTGACCCTCATGAGCCGGTCCCTGAAAGGACCCACGATGCATAGCAACCAGCAACCCGTCTGCAACAGCCGCTTCCGGCAGGTGGGCGCTACCGAGCCCATCCAGCTTCAGCCGGAGGAGCCTGCGGTCACTCAGTGGCAGGTCAGCGCAATCGCCGACCTCGTCACGCATCTGCTGAGCCTTGTCGGAGCCCCGGAGGGACGGCCGGCGATCATCGCCGTCGACGGGCGTGGTGGATCCGGCAAGACCACGCTCACCACAGCACTGGCCACGGCCGTCCCCGGTGCGCAAGCCTTCCACCTTGACGACCTCATCTGGAACGAGCCGCTCTACGACTGGGACCAGCTGTACGTCGACACCCTGACCCAGTTGCGTCAGGCCGGCAGCCTCGATCTCGTCCCGGACAAGTGGCGGGAGCACGGGCGCGAGGGCTCCATCCGGATCCCAGCCGGCTCTCCCCTGGTCCTCGTCGAGGGAACCGGAGCCGGCCTGGGCGCAGTCAGCAGCCTCATCGACGCGCACGTGTGGGTCCAGACCGGAGACGACGTGGCCGAGCGCCGCGGCATCATCCGCGACATCGAGGAGGGCGTCAACGGCGACGCCGAGGAGTCAGTGCGCTTCTGGCACTGGTGGATGGCAGGCGAGCGCCTCTTCTTCGCCAAGGACCGACCCTGGGAGCGCGCCGACGTCATCGTCTCCGGCGACGCCCCGGCCGGTGTGGAACCGGGAGAGGTCGCCTGGATCCCGGGGACGCTCCTCCCCCGCTGA
- a CDS encoding polyprenol monophosphomannose synthase — protein sequence MKALVVIPTYNEIESLPTALDRVREHTPEADILVVDDGSPDGTGDYADTRADEDSQIHVLHRSEKNGLGPAYLAGFSWALAAGYELIVEMDADGSHRAEDLALLIQRAEMADEPDLVIGSRWVSGGATEGWDAKRVALSKAGNLYINAMLGLRVKDATAGFRVFRASILRRMDLSKVEALGYGFQVNMTKLVDEVGGRIVEMPITFLEREAGQSKLSGGIFTEELSLVTRWGVAKRSGQLLDAAKIAGSRLRAARDRRRRTATGYQRRPSASSRQKRS from the coding sequence GTGAAGGCACTCGTCGTCATCCCGACCTACAACGAGATCGAGTCCCTGCCCACGGCACTGGACCGGGTCCGCGAGCACACTCCCGAGGCGGACATTCTCGTCGTCGACGACGGTTCCCCCGACGGCACCGGTGACTACGCCGACACGCGCGCCGATGAGGACTCCCAGATCCACGTCCTGCACCGTTCGGAGAAGAACGGGTTGGGGCCGGCCTACCTCGCCGGATTCTCCTGGGCACTGGCGGCCGGCTACGAGCTCATCGTCGAGATGGATGCCGACGGCTCCCACCGGGCCGAGGACCTTGCCCTGCTCATCCAGCGCGCTGAGATGGCTGACGAGCCCGACCTCGTCATCGGGTCGCGATGGGTCTCCGGCGGCGCCACCGAGGGCTGGGACGCCAAGCGCGTGGCCCTGTCCAAGGCCGGCAACCTCTACATCAACGCCATGCTGGGACTGCGGGTCAAGGACGCGACCGCCGGTTTCCGGGTCTTCCGTGCCTCCATCCTGCGCCGTATGGACCTGAGCAAGGTCGAGGCCCTCGGCTACGGGTTCCAGGTCAACATGACCAAGCTCGTCGATGAGGTCGGGGGCCGTATCGTGGAGATGCCCATCACCTTCCTGGAACGGGAGGCCGGGCAGTCCAAGCTCTCCGGGGGGATCTTCACCGAGGAGCTGTCCCTGGTGACCCGCTGGGGCGTCGCCAAGCGCTCCGGCCAGCTGCTCGACGCCGCCAAGATCGCCGGAAGCCGCCTGCGTGCCGCTCGCGACAGGCGCCGCCGGACCGCGACCGGCTACCAGCGACGCCCGTCAGCGTCATCGCGCCAGAAACGCTCCTGA
- a CDS encoding 6-phosphofructokinase — protein sequence MAQRIGILTAGGDAPGLNAAIRGFGKAAIQQHGWELIGFRDGMRGLAENRFIELDAAALSGILTTGGTMLGTSRDKVHRMMVDGEPRDMVPTIVENCEKDGIDTLVCLGGGGTAKNAKRLMDAGLNVIHLPKTIDNDIVHTDSSFGFATALEIATEAVDRLHSTAHSHHRIILTEIMGHRAGWLALGAGIAGGADVILLPEIPYSVDAIADKIERRRSHGSSFSVVAVAEGALSVTDHAELEHARALVKDASSPERKAMAKRGVKRLEASHRANTFTLAEQLESLTGLEARVPILGYVQRGGSPCGADRLLGTRLGVAGANAIAEGKYGVMVADRGHGTALVPLKDVAGHTKFVPADHEWIQAARAVGTALGD from the coding sequence ATGGCTCAGCGCATCGGCATTCTCACAGCGGGCGGCGACGCCCCGGGACTCAACGCGGCGATTCGGGGATTCGGGAAGGCTGCGATCCAGCAGCACGGATGGGAGCTCATCGGCTTTCGTGACGGCATGCGAGGTCTGGCCGAGAACCGTTTCATCGAGCTGGACGCCGCCGCCCTGTCCGGAATCCTCACCACCGGCGGCACCATGCTGGGAACCAGCCGGGACAAGGTGCATCGCATGATGGTGGACGGCGAGCCGCGCGACATGGTGCCCACCATCGTGGAGAACTGCGAGAAGGACGGGATCGACACACTCGTGTGCCTCGGCGGGGGTGGGACCGCCAAGAACGCCAAGCGCCTCATGGACGCCGGCCTCAACGTCATCCACCTGCCCAAGACCATCGACAACGACATCGTCCACACCGATTCCTCCTTCGGCTTCGCCACGGCCCTGGAGATCGCCACGGAGGCCGTGGACCGGCTGCACTCGACGGCGCACTCCCACCACCGCATCATCCTCACCGAGATCATGGGGCACCGAGCCGGGTGGCTGGCCCTGGGAGCGGGGATCGCAGGCGGGGCTGATGTCATCCTGCTGCCCGAGATCCCGTACTCGGTGGACGCGATCGCGGACAAGATCGAGCGACGCCGATCCCACGGATCATCCTTCTCGGTGGTGGCCGTGGCCGAGGGTGCGCTATCGGTGACGGATCACGCAGAGCTGGAGCACGCCCGAGCCCTGGTCAAGGACGCTTCCAGCCCCGAGCGCAAGGCGATGGCCAAGCGGGGCGTCAAGCGCCTGGAGGCCTCCCACCGCGCCAACACCTTTACCCTGGCCGAGCAGCTGGAGAGCCTCACCGGCCTGGAGGCTCGCGTCCCCATCCTGGGGTACGTCCAGCGGGGCGGCTCGCCCTGCGGGGCCGACCGCCTGCTGGGCACGCGCCTGGGGGTGGCCGGCGCCAATGCGATCGCCGAGGGCAAGTACGGTGTCATGGTGGCCGACCGCGGCCACGGCACCGCACTGGTTCCCCTCAAGGATGTGGCCGGACATACCAAGTTCGTGCCGGCCGACCACGAGTGGATCCAGGCCGCACGCGCCGTGGGGACGGCACTGGGGGACTGA
- a CDS encoding ABC transporter permease has translation MFLALREIRHEPVRFGLITSIIVLVAYLTFFLASLAVGLAHLYRAGIDGWNSASIAITDASNENLSASRLSDEQLSTAKDLAKENGTTASTLMSTAAVAQAQGVKDEDGEALRDDVFAFGIDLDGGLSPAVASGRAISDPGREVLVDDSLKAKGLEVGDTIRLLGSDHDWTIVGFTHDTTFQSAPVVTLDGQALSQYGPTSLSPAVSAVVFKADLTGDGAAMESAQKAGLTVLTSEQLIQTLPGYSAQVLTFSLMIGSLIVIASTVLGIFVYVLTLQKRPVLGILKARGVPTGYLIRSGCAQTLILSVAGIGIGLLLTVVTSLVLPSAVPFRLSGLLDLLIAAAFVLVSVIGGLISVRVVSRIDPVEAIS, from the coding sequence ATGTTCCTCGCGCTGCGCGAGATCCGCCACGAGCCCGTTCGTTTCGGACTCATCACGTCCATCATCGTACTAGTAGCGTACCTCACATTTTTCTTGGCGTCGCTGGCCGTCGGCCTGGCTCATCTCTACCGTGCCGGAATCGACGGCTGGAACTCGGCGAGCATCGCCATCACCGACGCCTCCAACGAGAACCTCTCCGCCTCACGGCTGAGTGACGAGCAGCTGAGCACCGCCAAGGACCTGGCCAAAGAGAACGGAACCACGGCATCGACCCTCATGAGCACCGCAGCTGTCGCACAGGCGCAGGGTGTCAAGGATGAGGACGGTGAGGCGTTGCGGGACGACGTCTTCGCCTTCGGCATCGATCTGGACGGAGGGCTCAGCCCGGCCGTGGCCAGCGGACGAGCGATCTCGGATCCCGGTAGGGAGGTCCTCGTGGACGACTCCCTGAAGGCTAAAGGGCTCGAAGTCGGGGACACGATCCGACTCCTGGGATCCGATCATGACTGGACGATCGTCGGCTTCACCCACGACACGACCTTCCAGTCGGCCCCGGTGGTCACTCTGGACGGACAGGCCCTGAGTCAGTACGGCCCCACCAGCCTGTCCCCCGCGGTCTCCGCCGTCGTGTTCAAGGCCGACCTCACCGGTGACGGCGCGGCCATGGAGTCGGCTCAGAAGGCGGGCCTGACGGTCCTCACCAGTGAGCAGCTTATCCAGACACTGCCCGGCTACTCGGCACAGGTCCTGACCTTCAGCCTCATGATCGGCTCATTGATCGTCATCGCCTCCACGGTGCTGGGCATCTTCGTCTACGTGCTCACCCTGCAGAAGAGGCCGGTGCTGGGGATCCTCAAGGCACGTGGCGTGCCCACGGGCTACCTCATTCGGTCCGGCTGCGCCCAGACGCTCATACTGTCGGTCGCCGGTATCGGCATCGGGCTGCTTCTGACGGTAGTGACCTCATTGGTCCTGCCCAGTGCTGTGCCCTTCAGGCTCTCCGGCCTCCTTGATCTTCTCATCGCTGCCGCCTTCGTCCTCGTATCGGTCATCGGCGGTCTCATCTCCGTGCGGGTCGTCTCCCGCATCGACCCCGTGGAGGCCATCTCATGA
- the lnt gene encoding apolipoprotein N-acyltransferase, giving the protein MALLAGLSTYTAFPPMNLWWSALIGVGAFMLLIRGRGFWAGVGLGLLYGFGLFTPLLHFTMVGMGNPIGWIALTVFESLYLAGLGGAWALVSRLPQLEGASGGRNLLRRVPAGARSVLAFALLWSGAEELRSVWPLGGFPFGRLAFAMADAPILPAAAYVGSAGVGLLVALAAACAAHAARSIHERRAVPVVVSVVLAAALLVAPRLLPLDARAQNGTVRVGAVQGNVATDFEDAFNRALEVTGNHAEATKKLAGDVGSGNLDMVIWPENSADLDPRDYPASAAIVDEAAQAVQAPVLVGAVPFVDDIRYNDVLVWNPGDVSGETTHAYYRKHLPVPFAEYIPARSLVRRLTTQVDRVGVDMLPGTGPSTLTVPAVTQGREVTFAMGICFEVAYDDALRTGVKQGGQAIVIPTNNASFLDSGEAAQQLAQGRVQAVVHGRSVIQASTVGYTAIINPHGEVEQVTRPYTQASLVADVPLRSSQTVADRLGFAPGIVILVGAGLLLSAGILEQVRLRRKTTARVHRRRR; this is encoded by the coding sequence ATGGCGCTGCTGGCGGGTCTGTCCACCTACACCGCTTTTCCTCCGATGAACCTATGGTGGTCGGCCCTCATCGGGGTCGGGGCGTTCATGCTGCTCATCCGCGGCCGTGGTTTCTGGGCGGGCGTCGGTCTGGGGCTGCTCTACGGCTTCGGCCTGTTCACTCCCCTGCTGCACTTCACGATGGTGGGCATGGGCAACCCGATCGGCTGGATCGCGCTGACGGTCTTCGAGTCGCTCTACCTGGCCGGTCTCGGCGGGGCCTGGGCCCTGGTGAGCCGCCTCCCACAGCTTGAGGGCGCCTCCGGCGGCCGGAACCTGCTGCGCCGGGTGCCCGCCGGCGCCCGGAGTGTTCTCGCCTTCGCGCTGTTGTGGTCGGGGGCCGAGGAGCTGCGATCCGTCTGGCCGCTGGGCGGTTTCCCTTTCGGGCGCTTGGCCTTCGCCATGGCCGACGCCCCGATCCTGCCGGCTGCGGCCTATGTCGGCAGTGCCGGGGTGGGGCTGCTGGTGGCGCTGGCCGCAGCATGCGCGGCCCACGCGGCTCGGTCCATCCATGAACGCCGCGCCGTCCCCGTAGTCGTCTCCGTGGTACTCGCCGCGGCTCTGCTTGTGGCACCGCGGCTGCTGCCGCTGGACGCGCGTGCCCAGAACGGCACTGTTCGCGTCGGAGCCGTCCAGGGCAACGTGGCCACCGACTTCGAGGACGCCTTCAACCGCGCCCTGGAGGTGACCGGTAACCACGCCGAGGCCACGAAAAAGCTGGCCGGCGACGTCGGCTCCGGAAACCTCGACATGGTCATCTGGCCGGAGAACTCCGCGGACCTGGATCCGCGCGACTACCCGGCCTCGGCGGCCATCGTCGATGAGGCCGCCCAGGCCGTCCAGGCGCCGGTGCTCGTGGGCGCCGTGCCCTTCGTCGACGACATCCGCTACAACGACGTCCTCGTGTGGAATCCCGGAGACGTCTCCGGGGAGACGACTCATGCCTACTACCGCAAGCACCTGCCCGTACCCTTCGCCGAATACATTCCCGCCCGTTCCCTCGTGCGACGCCTGACCACCCAGGTCGACCGTGTCGGCGTCGACATGCTGCCCGGCACCGGCCCCAGCACGCTGACGGTTCCCGCCGTTACTCAGGGCCGAGAGGTCACCTTCGCGATGGGGATCTGCTTCGAGGTCGCCTACGACGATGCCCTGCGCACCGGCGTCAAGCAGGGCGGGCAGGCCATCGTCATCCCGACGAACAACGCCTCCTTCCTCGACTCCGGCGAGGCCGCCCAGCAGCTGGCTCAGGGCCGTGTCCAGGCGGTGGTCCACGGTCGCAGCGTCATCCAGGCCTCCACCGTCGGCTACACGGCGATCATCAATCCCCATGGCGAGGTCGAGCAGGTGACCCGGCCCTACACGCAGGCGAGCCTCGTGGCTGACGTCCCGCTGCGCAGCTCCCAGACCGTCGCCGACCGGCTCGGCTTCGCCCCCGGCATCGTCATCCTCGTCGGAGCAGGTCTGCTGCTCAGCGCCGGTATCCTGGAACAGGTGCGCCTGCGCAGGAAGACGACGGCTCGGGTTCACCGGCGTCGACGCTGA
- a CDS encoding ATP-binding cassette domain-containing protein translates to MTGGETAADSHDVIRVAGARANNLQGVDVVIPKRRLTVFTGVSGSGKSSLVFATIAAESRRLINETYPAFVQGFMEASARPDVDRLEGLTPAIVVDQERMGSNPRSTLGTVSDVGALLRVLFSTMGRPHIGSSQAFAFNVPSVTGGGAVTTQRNGRKVVEHKTFTVQGGMCPRCEGMGRVSDIDLTQVLDETLSLRDGAITAPGYAAGGWQARSFTESGFFPADKPVSTFTAKQRDDLLYKEPTRIKVGGINITYEGLVSRIRKSMLSKEPEALQPHIRAFVERAVVFGTCPQCDGTRLAEPARACLIDGKSIADACAMQISDLAQWITHLQSVLTDAAPLLENLKEMLDAFVSIGLGYLSLDRSASTLSGGEAQRTKLVRHLGSALTDVTYVFDEPSIGLHPHDLHLTNELLLSLRDKGNTVLVIEHKPETIQIADHVVDLGPGAGSRGGRVCFEGTVAELRDSDTLTGRHMADRPRIKSTHRSPTGKIEIRNASTNNLRGVDVDIPTGVLTVITGVAGSGKSSLIHGHLSPTDDVVTIDQNPIKGSRRSNPATYTGVLDPVRKAFAKANKDKGAKPAYFSANSEGACPVCGGSGAIETQLGFMETVQSRCEACQGRRFNDEVLAYRLGGCSIADVLDMSAKEALEFFSQGETRLPAASRILARMEDVGLGYLRLGQALTTLSGGERQRLKLAVHLGQEGRVIVLDEPTVGLHPADIEAMLALLDRIVDSGRSAVVIEHHQAVMANADWIIDLGPGAGHDGGRIVFAGTPAQMVADRTTLTGRYLAQYVDEGNDDAPE, encoded by the coding sequence GTGACTGGTGGAGAGACTGCTGCTGACAGCCATGACGTCATCCGGGTCGCCGGAGCTCGTGCGAACAACCTGCAAGGCGTCGACGTCGTGATCCCCAAGCGCAGGCTCACGGTGTTCACCGGAGTGTCGGGCTCCGGCAAGAGCTCACTGGTCTTCGCCACGATCGCTGCCGAGTCGCGCCGTCTCATCAACGAGACCTACCCGGCCTTCGTCCAGGGATTCATGGAGGCCAGCGCGCGTCCCGATGTCGACCGCTTGGAGGGACTGACACCGGCGATCGTCGTGGACCAGGAGCGCATGGGATCCAATCCGCGCTCCACGCTGGGAACCGTCAGCGACGTCGGAGCCTTGCTGAGGGTTCTTTTCTCCACCATGGGCAGGCCGCACATCGGCTCATCCCAGGCCTTCGCCTTCAACGTCCCATCGGTCACCGGTGGCGGCGCGGTCACTACGCAGCGCAACGGCCGCAAGGTCGTTGAGCACAAGACGTTCACCGTCCAGGGCGGGATGTGCCCGCGCTGCGAAGGCATGGGCAGGGTCTCCGACATCGACCTGACGCAGGTGCTCGACGAGACGCTATCCCTGCGAGACGGCGCGATCACCGCTCCCGGCTACGCGGCGGGCGGTTGGCAGGCGCGCAGCTTCACCGAGTCCGGTTTCTTCCCGGCGGACAAGCCGGTCTCCACCTTCACGGCCAAGCAGCGCGATGACCTGCTCTATAAGGAACCGACCAGGATCAAGGTTGGTGGCATCAACATCACCTACGAGGGGCTCGTCTCCAGAATCCGCAAGTCGATGCTCTCCAAGGAGCCGGAGGCGCTGCAACCCCATATTCGCGCCTTCGTGGAACGGGCTGTTGTCTTCGGGACCTGTCCGCAGTGCGATGGGACCCGGCTGGCCGAACCGGCCCGCGCCTGCCTCATCGACGGGAAGTCCATTGCCGATGCCTGCGCCATGCAGATCTCTGATCTTGCGCAGTGGATCACTCATCTCCAGAGTGTTCTCACCGACGCTGCTCCCCTGCTTGAAAATCTGAAGGAAATGCTGGACGCATTCGTGTCCATCGGACTGGGGTACCTCTCACTGGACCGCTCGGCCTCGACGCTCTCGGGTGGTGAGGCTCAGCGCACCAAGCTCGTGCGCCACCTGGGCTCGGCCCTCACCGACGTCACCTACGTCTTCGACGAGCCCAGCATCGGACTGCACCCGCACGATCTCCACCTCACGAACGAGCTACTGCTGTCCTTGCGGGACAAGGGAAATACGGTGCTCGTCATCGAGCACAAACCTGAGACGATCCAGATCGCCGATCACGTGGTGGATCTGGGGCCGGGAGCCGGCAGCCGGGGCGGTCGGGTCTGCTTCGAGGGAACCGTTGCGGAGCTGCGCGACTCCGATACTCTCACCGGACGCCATATGGCCGACCGGCCTCGAATCAAGAGCACTCACCGCTCCCCCACCGGAAAAATCGAGATTCGCAACGCCAGTACGAACAATCTTCGCGGTGTCGACGTCGATATTCCCACCGGAGTTCTCACCGTCATCACAGGAGTTGCCGGTTCCGGTAAATCGAGCCTCATCCACGGCCACCTCTCCCCCACGGATGACGTGGTGACGATCGACCAGAACCCGATCAAGGGGTCTCGGCGCTCGAATCCGGCGACGTACACCGGAGTTCTTGACCCCGTTCGCAAGGCCTTCGCCAAAGCCAATAAAGACAAGGGCGCCAAACCGGCGTACTTCTCGGCCAACTCAGAAGGCGCCTGCCCCGTGTGCGGTGGCTCCGGAGCCATTGAGACGCAGCTGGGCTTCATGGAGACCGTGCAGTCCCGCTGCGAGGCCTGTCAGGGGCGCCGGTTCAACGACGAGGTACTCGCCTACCGTCTTGGCGGGTGCAGTATTGCCGACGTCCTGGACATGAGTGCCAAGGAGGCACTGGAGTTCTTCTCCCAGGGCGAGACGCGTCTGCCGGCAGCATCCAGAATCCTGGCACGGATGGAGGACGTCGGGCTCGGCTACCTCCGCCTCGGCCAGGCGCTGACCACCCTGTCCGGTGGTGAGCGCCAGCGGCTCAAGCTCGCCGTCCACCTGGGGCAAGAAGGCCGTGTCATCGTCCTCGATGAACCGACCGTCGGACTCCACCCGGCTGATATCGAGGCCATGCTCGCGCTACTGGACAGGATCGTGGACTCTGGACGCAGCGCCGTCGTCATCGAGCACCATCAGGCCGTCATGGCGAACGCCGACTGGATCATCGACCTCGGCCCCGGAGCCGGCCATGACGGCGGTCGCATCGTGTTCGCCGGAACGCCGGCGCAGATGGTGGCGGACCGAACGACTCTGACGGGCCGATACCTCGCCCAGTACGTCGACGAGGGGAATGACGATGCCCCCGAGTGA
- a CDS encoding RNA polymerase-binding protein RbpA — protein MADRALRGMTIGAKSMESEDGVEFAERMIVSYECPMAHVTRIPMSTEAEVPPTWECPECGQPAARRGEEEPEPDEPKKTPRTHWDMLLERRKVEELEVLLNERLEALRSGEVYRERVSG, from the coding sequence ATGGCAGACCGCGCACTGCGGGGCATGACCATCGGCGCGAAGTCGATGGAGTCGGAGGACGGCGTCGAGTTCGCTGAGCGGATGATCGTCAGCTACGAGTGCCCGATGGCGCACGTGACCAGGATCCCGATGTCGACTGAGGCCGAGGTGCCCCCCACGTGGGAGTGCCCCGAGTGCGGGCAGCCCGCCGCCAGGCGCGGTGAGGAAGAGCCCGAGCCCGACGAGCCCAAGAAGACCCCCCGCACCCACTGGGACATGCTCCTGGAGCGCCGCAAGGTCGAGGAGCTCGAGGTTCTCCTCAACGAGCGCCTTGAGGCGCTGCGCAGCGGCGAGGTCTACCGCGAGCGAGTCAGCGGCTGA
- a CDS encoding SGNH/GDSL hydrolase family protein, producing MSTIPNSDHFPTAVFLGDSVTTGWQALSHPRNRWTSLVCEHQRWREVNLAADGLGFFARRGGHLPGGQRSPSCRDSTWLEAVLRCEPDVVTISLGLNDAAFLPSQRELVEQAIDHDLTFISTRLRGVPVIIAPYFPSLEIGPRFQAIRRLVHEEATSLGLTSTDALTATISGDKDLLAIDGIHPDDAGHAQMARAMISFYAEILPSA from the coding sequence GTGTCCACGATCCCGAACTCCGACCACTTCCCCACCGCCGTCTTCCTCGGCGACTCCGTGACCACCGGCTGGCAGGCGCTGAGCCACCCGCGTAACCGCTGGACCTCGCTGGTGTGCGAGCATCAGCGGTGGCGGGAGGTGAACCTGGCGGCGGACGGGCTTGGGTTCTTCGCTCGACGCGGTGGCCATCTGCCCGGTGGTCAGCGTTCGCCGTCGTGCCGGGACAGCACCTGGTTGGAGGCGGTCCTGCGCTGCGAGCCCGACGTCGTCACGATCAGCCTGGGTCTGAACGACGCCGCCTTCCTGCCCTCCCAGCGTGAGCTGGTCGAGCAGGCCATCGACCACGACCTCACCTTCATCTCCACCCGGCTGCGGGGCGTACCGGTCATCATTGCCCCGTACTTCCCCTCCCTGGAGATCGGGCCCCGCTTCCAGGCCATCCGCCGGCTCGTCCACGAGGAGGCCACTTCTTTGGGGCTGACCTCGACCGACGCCCTGACCGCGACGATCAGCGGCGACAAGGACCTGCTGGCCATCGACGGCATCCATCCCGACGACGCCGGCCACGCCCAGATGGCCCGCGCCATGATCTCCTTCTACGCTGAGATCCTGCCGAGCGCGTAA